CGGCCGGTCATGGATGCGGCGCTGATAGCCGTGGCGGGAACCCTGTTGGGCGTCGTCTTCACGCACTGGTTCCAGGGGCGGGCCACCGAGCGCACGGCCGCGCTCGCCCGCACCGAACAGCTCCGGCAGGAACGGATCGCGACCTACAGCGCCTTCGCGGGCGCGGTCGTCGACTACCGGCACAGCCAGAACGACCGCTGGTTCCGGGCGCGCCGGCAGCCCGGCTCGGAGGAGGCGGAGGAGTCCCGGCACGCCTCCTACCGGCAGCGCACCGCCGCCCGGCAGGCCCTCTTCCGCGTCCAGCTGGTGTGCGACGACCCGGAGGTCCGCCGCCTCGCCGAGGCGGCCTTCGTGGACTCCCACTGCATGCACGAGGCGGTCGACGAGGCGGACCGCGCCCGCCGCTCCGAACAGGCGAAGGAGGCGCTCGCCGTGTTCATCGCCGCCGCCGCGCCCGGCATCCGCTGATCGGAGACCGGCCGTGGACCTCGTCGCACCCGTCGTCGTCGAACCGCTCAAGCGCCGCCGCTGCTCGGAATGCCACCGGGGGCCGCTGGAGCGGATGATCCTCGAGTTCAACGCGCCGGTCTGCCTGGACTGCGCCGATCTCGGCCATCTGGTCTTCCTGCGCCGGGGCGACACGGCGCTCACCCGCCGCGCCCGCGAGGCCAGCACGCTCTGGGCCGTGGTCGTACGGCACAACCGGCGCCGTACCCGGTACGAGCGCCAGGGCCTGCTCGTCGAGGAGGCCGCCCTCGCCGAGGCCGAGCGGGCCTGCCTGGCGGACGCGGACGCGCGGGCCGCGCGGCGGGCCCGGGACGCGGTGCGGCGCGCGGCCCTGGACGCCGAGATCACCGAGGTCCTCCGAGCGGAGATCCTGCGGCTCTTCCCGTCCATCCCGGCGGACCGGGCCACGGAGATCGCCGTCCACGCCTCGGCGAAGGGCAGCGGACGGGTGGGGCGCACGGCCGCGGGCCGCTCGCTCGACCGCGGCGCGGTCACCGCCGCGGTACGAGCCTCCGTACGGCATGTCGACACGCCGTACGACTCCCTGCTGATGCAAGGGGTTCCCCGGCACCAGGCCCGGACGAGGATCGCACCCGCCATCGAGGCGGTGCTCCGGACCTGGCGTCAGGGCGGCGGGGCCGCGAGCGGCCTGGAACACGGCTGACGGCTCGGGCGTCAGCCGTGTCGGCCGGGCCGCGTGGGGCGGACCCTCAGGCCTGGTCGCCGGCGCGGCGTGCGCGGCGGTACAGCAGGGCGCCGCCGAGGAGCAGCGCGGCGCTCGCGGGAGCGGCGTAGCCCATGGCGTCCGAACCCGTGGCGGCCAGCGAGGCCGTGCTCGTCTCGCCCAGCGGCACGGGGGCCGGGGCGACC
The DNA window shown above is from Streptomyces vietnamensis and carries:
- a CDS encoding DUF2293 domain-containing protein is translated as MDLVAPVVVEPLKRRRCSECHRGPLERMILEFNAPVCLDCADLGHLVFLRRGDTALTRRAREASTLWAVVVRHNRRRTRYERQGLLVEEAALAEAERACLADADARAARRARDAVRRAALDAEITEVLRAEILRLFPSIPADRATEIAVHASAKGSGRVGRTAAGRSLDRGAVTAAVRASVRHVDTPYDSLLMQGVPRHQARTRIAPAIEAVLRTWRQGGGAASGLEHG